One genomic window of Longimicrobium sp. includes the following:
- a CDS encoding cysteine synthase family protein → MDVLQAIGNTSLVRLRRVVPSGCADVFVKLEWENPTGSVKDRMALAVILRAEEDGRLKPGGTVVEYTGGSTGTSLAFVCAARGYRCHIVTSDAFSQEKRDHMAALGAELTLVPSEGGLTTRKLILDMIEAARTLSREPGTCWTDQLNNHDSIAGYHALGEEIWSQTNGEVGAFVHCVGTAASSRGVATVLKRYRPGVGIVAVEPAESSVLRGGEARPHGIEGVGIGYTPPLWEPSLVDDVVPVATADAKEMARRLAREEGLFAGTSSGANVIAAIQVAERLGPGAKVVTLMADSGLKYLSTDVYQRT, encoded by the coding sequence ATGGACGTACTCCAGGCTATCGGGAACACGTCGCTGGTGCGGCTGCGCAGGGTGGTTCCGTCCGGCTGCGCGGACGTCTTCGTCAAGCTCGAATGGGAGAACCCCACCGGCAGCGTCAAGGACCGGATGGCGCTGGCGGTGATCCTGCGCGCGGAGGAGGACGGCCGGCTGAAGCCCGGGGGCACCGTCGTCGAGTACACGGGCGGCAGCACGGGGACGTCGCTCGCGTTCGTCTGCGCGGCCCGGGGGTACCGCTGCCACATCGTCACCTCCGACGCGTTCAGCCAGGAGAAGCGGGACCACATGGCGGCCCTGGGCGCCGAGCTGACGCTGGTCCCCAGCGAGGGCGGCCTCACCACCCGGAAGCTGATCCTCGACATGATCGAGGCCGCCCGCACGCTGAGCCGCGAGCCTGGCACCTGCTGGACCGACCAGCTCAACAACCACGACAGCATCGCGGGATACCACGCGCTGGGCGAGGAGATCTGGAGCCAGACGAACGGCGAGGTCGGCGCGTTCGTCCACTGCGTGGGCACCGCGGCTTCGTCGCGCGGCGTCGCCACCGTGCTGAAGCGGTACCGGCCGGGCGTCGGGATCGTCGCCGTCGAGCCCGCCGAGTCTTCGGTGCTGCGGGGCGGAGAGGCACGGCCCCACGGGATCGAAGGGGTTGGGATCGGCTACACTCCCCCGCTGTGGGAGCCGTCGCTGGTGGACGACGTGGTGCCGGTCGCGACCGCCGACGCCAAGGAGATGGCCAGGCGGCTCGCGCGGGAGGAGGGGCTGTTCGCCGGGACGTCTTCGGGCGCGAACGTGATCGCCGCGATCCAGGTGGCCGAGCGGCTGGGGCCGGGTGCGAAGGTGGTCACGCTGATGGCCGACTCCGGCCTGAAGTACCTGAGTACCGACGTGTACCAGCGGACGTGA